From Maylandia zebra isolate NMK-2024a linkage group LG11, Mzebra_GT3a, whole genome shotgun sequence, one genomic window encodes:
- the pou2f2b gene encoding POU domain, class 2, transcription factor 2 isoform X8: MTKTAAIAAKDFSSMWLPDIRMSKPGEAEKVGADSPLEGTDSERNGPESNHQTQSMKACPFPLSPNLSSTKNKMEECADMSPALPSSHGPTPSQTALQHTQLMLTGSQLAGDIQQLLQLQQLVLVPGHPLPSPAQFLLPQAQQSQQGLLSTPNLIPLPQQNQGSLLSAPTRMGLQAQRDKGVEVSGGGVTTVPSVTSHPEDPSDLEELEQFARTFKQRRIKLGFTQGDVGLAMGKLYGNDFSQTTISRFEALNLSFKNMCKLKPLLEKWLNDAETMSIDSTLPSPSSLSSPSLGFDGVPSRRRKKRTSIETNVRVALERSFMTNQKPTSEEILLIAEQLNMEKEVIRVWFCNRRQKEKRINPSSATPPLPNQPPTAPPAHKPPCYSPHMMSSQMSQAVTSLSSTSVTTMSSVCPLTSSLTSTHPSLSLTHTPLSSTPSPATPPPPPIPPRSTASPANPSHSTLNLNTGLWRMGKKNGDVSNYITDFAANLRNTVMGVNTGMNQALLGNNPLATIQALAASGGHLPLSTLEGGSKVMLGASGGQGGGIPSSLFLNHPALLHIGQNPNAGLVSTTVAKLSQSSPFPSASSISPTPCSPSPCSSPASSCSSSEMAHSPPSLGGAKIE; encoded by the exons ATGACCAAGACAGCGGCAATAGCAGCAAAGGACTTCTCCAGTATGTGGTTGCCAG ATATCAGGATGTCAAAGCCAGGAGAGGCTGAAAAAGTCGGGGCTGACTCACCATTGGAGGGCACAG ATTCAGAGCGGAATGGACCAGAATCAAATCATCAG ACTCAGTCAATGAAAGCCTGTCCTTTTCCTCTGTCACCAAACCTGAGCAGCACCAAG AATAAGATGGAGGAGTGTGCTGACATGTCCCCAGCCCTCCCTTCCTCTCACGGCCCGACCCCCTCACAGACTGCTctgcaacacacacagctcatGCTGACCGGCTCCCAGTTAGCAGGG GACattcagcagctgctgcagctaCAGCAGCTGGTGTTGGTCCCCGGCCACCCGCTCCCGTCTCCTGCCCAGTTCCTCCTTCCACAGGCACAGCAGAGCCAGCAAG GACTCCTATCGACACCAAATCTTATTCCGCTACCTCAGCAAAACCAAGGGAGCCTGCTCTCTGCTCCGACTAGAATGGGGCTTCAGGCACAG CGAGATAAGGGTGTGGAGGTGAGTGGTGGAGGTGTGACCACGGTGCCTTCCGTGACCTCTCACCCCGAGGACCCCAGTGACCTCGAAGAGCTGGAACAGTTTGCCCGCACTTTCAAACAAAGACGCATCAAACTAGGCTTCACACAG GGAGATGTAGGCTTGGCCATGGGGAAGCTGTACGGCAATGACTTCAGCCAGACCACCATCTCCCGCTTCGAAGCCCTCAACCTGAGCTTTAAGAACATGTGCAAGCTGAAGCCACTGCTGGAGAAGTGGCTGAATGATGCAG AGACCATGTCCATAGACAGCACCCTGCCCAGCCCCAGCTCCCTGTCCTCACCCTCTCTGGGCTTCGACGGCGTTCCCTCGCGCCGCAGAAAGAAGAGAACCAGCATCGAGACGAATGTACGTGTGGCCCTGGAGCGCTCTTTCATGACG AACCAGAAGCCTACCTCAGAGGAGATCCTGCTGATCGCCGAGCAACTCAACATGGAGAAGGAGGTGATCCGGGTCTGGTTCTGCAACCGCAGGCAAAAAGAGAAGCGCATCAACCCGAGCAGTGCCACTCCTCCTCTGCCCAACCAGCCCCCCACAGCCCCACCAGCGCACAAGCCACCCTGCTACAGCCCTCACATG ATGTCCAGCCAGATGTCACAGGCCGTGACGAGTCTCAGCAGCACATCGGTGACCACCATGTCCTCCGTCTGCCCTCTGACTTCCAGcctcacctccacccacccCTCTCTCAGCTTAACCCACACCCCACTCAGCTCCACTCCCTCCCCGGCaactccacctcctccacctaTTCCTCCCCGCAGCACAGCCAGCCCGGCCAACCCCAGCCACAGCACACTCAACCTTAACACAGG CTTATGGCGAATGGGTAAAAAGAATGGTGACGTGTCTAACTATATCACCGATTTTGCTGCAAACCTGAG GAACACTGTGATGGGAGTTAACACAGGGATGAATCAAGCCCTCCTCGGTAACAATCCCCTGGCCACTAtccaag CCCTAGCAGCCAGTGGTGGCCACCTACCTCTTTCCACTCTTGAGGGTGGGAGCAAGGTGATGCTGGGGGCATCCGGGGGTCAAGGTGGGGGCATCCCCTCCTCCCTCTTCCTCAACCACCCCGCCCTCCTCCACATTGGCCAGAATCCCAACGCCGGACTGGTCAGCACCACCGTAGCCAAACTCTCCCAGTCCTCGCCCTTCCCCTCGGCCAGCAGCATCAGCCCCACACCCTGCTCCCCCTCTCCCTGCTCCAGCCCCGCCTCTTCCTGCTCCTCCAGCGAAATGGCACACAGCCCGCCCTCTCTGGGCGGGGCCAAGATCGAGTGA
- the pou2f2b gene encoding POU domain, class 2, transcription factor 2 isoform X5 produces MTKTAAIAAKDFSSMWLPDIRMSKPGEAEKVGADSPLEGTDSERNGPESNHQTQSMKACPFPLSPNLSSTKNKMEECADMSPALPSSHGPTPSQTALQHTQLMLTGSQLAGLTALLPAQQQLLLQQAQAQLLAAAVQQSNAAHAAHAAHAAAQANQQAQAAAAANQQAQQQQQQQQQQQQQVGQQTQSQSQGQNTQEQSAQSVPVPPPPSQLTLSQPIQLTAQDIQQLLQLQQLVLVPGHPLPSPAQFLLPQAQQSQQGLLSTPNLIPLPQQNQGSLLSAPTRMGLQAQRDKGVEVSGGGVTTVPSVTSHPEDPSDLEELEQFARTFKQRRIKLGFTQGDVGLAMGKLYGNDFSQTTISRFEALNLSFKNMCKLKPLLEKWLNDAETMSIDSTLPSPSSLSSPSLGFDGVPSRRRKKRTSIETNVRVALERSFMTNQKPTSEEILLIAEQLNMEKEVIRVWFCNRRQKEKRINPSSATPPLPNQPPTAPPAHKPPCYSPHMMSSQMSQAVTSLSSTSVTTMSSVCPLTSSLTSTHPSLSLTHTPLSSTPSPATPPPPPIPPRSTASPANPSHSTLNLNTGLWRMGKKNGDVSNYITDFAANLRNTVMGVNTGMNQALLGNNPLATIQALAASGGHLPLSTLEGGSKVMLGASGGQGGGIPSSLFLNHPALLHIGQNPNAGLVSTTVAKLSQSSPFPSASSISPTPCSPSPCSSPASSCSSSEMAHSPPSLGGAKIE; encoded by the exons ATGACCAAGACAGCGGCAATAGCAGCAAAGGACTTCTCCAGTATGTGGTTGCCAG ATATCAGGATGTCAAAGCCAGGAGAGGCTGAAAAAGTCGGGGCTGACTCACCATTGGAGGGCACAG ATTCAGAGCGGAATGGACCAGAATCAAATCATCAG ACTCAGTCAATGAAAGCCTGTCCTTTTCCTCTGTCACCAAACCTGAGCAGCACCAAG AATAAGATGGAGGAGTGTGCTGACATGTCCCCAGCCCTCCCTTCCTCTCACGGCCCGACCCCCTCACAGACTGCTctgcaacacacacagctcatGCTGACCGGCTCCCAGTTAGCAGGG TTGACAGCTCTGTTGCCGGCGCAGCAGCAGCTGTTGCTGCAGCAGGCTCAAGCACAGCTCCTGgctgcagctgtgcagcagtCCAATGCAGCCCATGCAGCTCACGCTGCCCACGCAGCCGCCCAAGCCAATCAGCAAGCTcaggcagctgcagcagccaatcagcaagcccagcagcagcagcagcagcaacaacaacaacagcagcaagtgGGGCAGCAGACTCAGTCGCAGTCCCAGGGACAGAATACACAGGAGCAGAGCGCCCAAAGCGTCCCTGTCccacctcctccatcccagCTCACCCTCTCCCAGCCAATCCAGCTCACTGCCCAG GACattcagcagctgctgcagctaCAGCAGCTGGTGTTGGTCCCCGGCCACCCGCTCCCGTCTCCTGCCCAGTTCCTCCTTCCACAGGCACAGCAGAGCCAGCAAG GACTCCTATCGACACCAAATCTTATTCCGCTACCTCAGCAAAACCAAGGGAGCCTGCTCTCTGCTCCGACTAGAATGGGGCTTCAGGCACAG CGAGATAAGGGTGTGGAGGTGAGTGGTGGAGGTGTGACCACGGTGCCTTCCGTGACCTCTCACCCCGAGGACCCCAGTGACCTCGAAGAGCTGGAACAGTTTGCCCGCACTTTCAAACAAAGACGCATCAAACTAGGCTTCACACAG GGAGATGTAGGCTTGGCCATGGGGAAGCTGTACGGCAATGACTTCAGCCAGACCACCATCTCCCGCTTCGAAGCCCTCAACCTGAGCTTTAAGAACATGTGCAAGCTGAAGCCACTGCTGGAGAAGTGGCTGAATGATGCAG AGACCATGTCCATAGACAGCACCCTGCCCAGCCCCAGCTCCCTGTCCTCACCCTCTCTGGGCTTCGACGGCGTTCCCTCGCGCCGCAGAAAGAAGAGAACCAGCATCGAGACGAATGTACGTGTGGCCCTGGAGCGCTCTTTCATGACG AACCAGAAGCCTACCTCAGAGGAGATCCTGCTGATCGCCGAGCAACTCAACATGGAGAAGGAGGTGATCCGGGTCTGGTTCTGCAACCGCAGGCAAAAAGAGAAGCGCATCAACCCGAGCAGTGCCACTCCTCCTCTGCCCAACCAGCCCCCCACAGCCCCACCAGCGCACAAGCCACCCTGCTACAGCCCTCACATG ATGTCCAGCCAGATGTCACAGGCCGTGACGAGTCTCAGCAGCACATCGGTGACCACCATGTCCTCCGTCTGCCCTCTGACTTCCAGcctcacctccacccacccCTCTCTCAGCTTAACCCACACCCCACTCAGCTCCACTCCCTCCCCGGCaactccacctcctccacctaTTCCTCCCCGCAGCACAGCCAGCCCGGCCAACCCCAGCCACAGCACACTCAACCTTAACACAGG CTTATGGCGAATGGGTAAAAAGAATGGTGACGTGTCTAACTATATCACCGATTTTGCTGCAAACCTGAG GAACACTGTGATGGGAGTTAACACAGGGATGAATCAAGCCCTCCTCGGTAACAATCCCCTGGCCACTAtccaag CCCTAGCAGCCAGTGGTGGCCACCTACCTCTTTCCACTCTTGAGGGTGGGAGCAAGGTGATGCTGGGGGCATCCGGGGGTCAAGGTGGGGGCATCCCCTCCTCCCTCTTCCTCAACCACCCCGCCCTCCTCCACATTGGCCAGAATCCCAACGCCGGACTGGTCAGCACCACCGTAGCCAAACTCTCCCAGTCCTCGCCCTTCCCCTCGGCCAGCAGCATCAGCCCCACACCCTGCTCCCCCTCTCCCTGCTCCAGCCCCGCCTCTTCCTGCTCCTCCAGCGAAATGGCACACAGCCCGCCCTCTCTGGGCGGGGCCAAGATCGAGTGA
- the pou2f2b gene encoding POU domain, class 2, transcription factor 2 isoform X1, producing MCTPHRKATTRIQTNRPDYEQHHSHRVAMETAERHTSRVRDGERKRDNEGQRKRERGGRHEKAARMAGMETFTDGSTDIRMSKPGEAEKVGADSPLEGTDSERNGPESNHQTQSMKACPFPLSPNLSSTKNKMEECADMSPALPSSHGPTPSQTALQHTQLMLTGSQLAGLTALLPAQQQLLLQQAQAQLLAAAVQQSNAAHAAHAAHAAAQANQQAQAAAAANQQAQQQQQQQQQQQQQVGQQTQSQSQGQNTQEQSAQSVPVPPPPSQLTLSQPIQLTAQDIQQLLQLQQLVLVPGHPLPSPAQFLLPQAQQSQQGLLSTPNLIPLPQQNQGSLLSAPTRMGLQAQRDKGVEVSGGGVTTVPSVTSHPEDPSDLEELEQFARTFKQRRIKLGFTQGDVGLAMGKLYGNDFSQTTISRFEALNLSFKNMCKLKPLLEKWLNDAETMSIDSTLPSPSSLSSPSLGFDGVPSRRRKKRTSIETNVRVALERSFMTNQKPTSEEILLIAEQLNMEKEVIRVWFCNRRQKEKRINPSSATPPLPNQPPTAPPAHKPPCYSPHMMSSQMSQAVTSLSSTSVTTMSSVCPLTSSLTSTHPSLSLTHTPLSSTPSPATPPPPPIPPRSTASPANPSHSTLNLNTGLWRMGKKNGDVSNYITDFAANLRNTVMGVNTGMNQALLGNNPLATIQALAASGGHLPLSTLEGGSKVMLGASGGQGGGIPSSLFLNHPALLHIGQNPNAGLVSTTVAKLSQSSPFPSASSISPTPCSPSPCSSPASSCSSSEMAHSPPSLGGAKIE from the exons ATATCAGGATGTCAAAGCCAGGAGAGGCTGAAAAAGTCGGGGCTGACTCACCATTGGAGGGCACAG ATTCAGAGCGGAATGGACCAGAATCAAATCATCAG ACTCAGTCAATGAAAGCCTGTCCTTTTCCTCTGTCACCAAACCTGAGCAGCACCAAG AATAAGATGGAGGAGTGTGCTGACATGTCCCCAGCCCTCCCTTCCTCTCACGGCCCGACCCCCTCACAGACTGCTctgcaacacacacagctcatGCTGACCGGCTCCCAGTTAGCAGGG TTGACAGCTCTGTTGCCGGCGCAGCAGCAGCTGTTGCTGCAGCAGGCTCAAGCACAGCTCCTGgctgcagctgtgcagcagtCCAATGCAGCCCATGCAGCTCACGCTGCCCACGCAGCCGCCCAAGCCAATCAGCAAGCTcaggcagctgcagcagccaatcagcaagcccagcagcagcagcagcagcaacaacaacaacagcagcaagtgGGGCAGCAGACTCAGTCGCAGTCCCAGGGACAGAATACACAGGAGCAGAGCGCCCAAAGCGTCCCTGTCccacctcctccatcccagCTCACCCTCTCCCAGCCAATCCAGCTCACTGCCCAG GACattcagcagctgctgcagctaCAGCAGCTGGTGTTGGTCCCCGGCCACCCGCTCCCGTCTCCTGCCCAGTTCCTCCTTCCACAGGCACAGCAGAGCCAGCAAG GACTCCTATCGACACCAAATCTTATTCCGCTACCTCAGCAAAACCAAGGGAGCCTGCTCTCTGCTCCGACTAGAATGGGGCTTCAGGCACAG CGAGATAAGGGTGTGGAGGTGAGTGGTGGAGGTGTGACCACGGTGCCTTCCGTGACCTCTCACCCCGAGGACCCCAGTGACCTCGAAGAGCTGGAACAGTTTGCCCGCACTTTCAAACAAAGACGCATCAAACTAGGCTTCACACAG GGAGATGTAGGCTTGGCCATGGGGAAGCTGTACGGCAATGACTTCAGCCAGACCACCATCTCCCGCTTCGAAGCCCTCAACCTGAGCTTTAAGAACATGTGCAAGCTGAAGCCACTGCTGGAGAAGTGGCTGAATGATGCAG AGACCATGTCCATAGACAGCACCCTGCCCAGCCCCAGCTCCCTGTCCTCACCCTCTCTGGGCTTCGACGGCGTTCCCTCGCGCCGCAGAAAGAAGAGAACCAGCATCGAGACGAATGTACGTGTGGCCCTGGAGCGCTCTTTCATGACG AACCAGAAGCCTACCTCAGAGGAGATCCTGCTGATCGCCGAGCAACTCAACATGGAGAAGGAGGTGATCCGGGTCTGGTTCTGCAACCGCAGGCAAAAAGAGAAGCGCATCAACCCGAGCAGTGCCACTCCTCCTCTGCCCAACCAGCCCCCCACAGCCCCACCAGCGCACAAGCCACCCTGCTACAGCCCTCACATG ATGTCCAGCCAGATGTCACAGGCCGTGACGAGTCTCAGCAGCACATCGGTGACCACCATGTCCTCCGTCTGCCCTCTGACTTCCAGcctcacctccacccacccCTCTCTCAGCTTAACCCACACCCCACTCAGCTCCACTCCCTCCCCGGCaactccacctcctccacctaTTCCTCCCCGCAGCACAGCCAGCCCGGCCAACCCCAGCCACAGCACACTCAACCTTAACACAGG CTTATGGCGAATGGGTAAAAAGAATGGTGACGTGTCTAACTATATCACCGATTTTGCTGCAAACCTGAG GAACACTGTGATGGGAGTTAACACAGGGATGAATCAAGCCCTCCTCGGTAACAATCCCCTGGCCACTAtccaag CCCTAGCAGCCAGTGGTGGCCACCTACCTCTTTCCACTCTTGAGGGTGGGAGCAAGGTGATGCTGGGGGCATCCGGGGGTCAAGGTGGGGGCATCCCCTCCTCCCTCTTCCTCAACCACCCCGCCCTCCTCCACATTGGCCAGAATCCCAACGCCGGACTGGTCAGCACCACCGTAGCCAAACTCTCCCAGTCCTCGCCCTTCCCCTCGGCCAGCAGCATCAGCCCCACACCCTGCTCCCCCTCTCCCTGCTCCAGCCCCGCCTCTTCCTGCTCCTCCAGCGAAATGGCACACAGCCCGCCCTCTCTGGGCGGGGCCAAGATCGAGTGA
- the pou2f2b gene encoding POU domain, class 2, transcription factor 2 isoform X2 has product MCTPHRKATTRIQTNRPDYEHHSHRVAMETAERHTSRVRDGERKRDNEGQRKRERGGRHEKAARMAGMETFTDGSTDIRMSKPGEAEKVGADSPLEGTDSERNGPESNHQTQSMKACPFPLSPNLSSTKNKMEECADMSPALPSSHGPTPSQTALQHTQLMLTGSQLAGLTALLPAQQQLLLQQAQAQLLAAAVQQSNAAHAAHAAHAAAQANQQAQAAAAANQQAQQQQQQQQQQQQQVGQQTQSQSQGQNTQEQSAQSVPVPPPPSQLTLSQPIQLTAQDIQQLLQLQQLVLVPGHPLPSPAQFLLPQAQQSQQGLLSTPNLIPLPQQNQGSLLSAPTRMGLQAQRDKGVEVSGGGVTTVPSVTSHPEDPSDLEELEQFARTFKQRRIKLGFTQGDVGLAMGKLYGNDFSQTTISRFEALNLSFKNMCKLKPLLEKWLNDAETMSIDSTLPSPSSLSSPSLGFDGVPSRRRKKRTSIETNVRVALERSFMTNQKPTSEEILLIAEQLNMEKEVIRVWFCNRRQKEKRINPSSATPPLPNQPPTAPPAHKPPCYSPHMMSSQMSQAVTSLSSTSVTTMSSVCPLTSSLTSTHPSLSLTHTPLSSTPSPATPPPPPIPPRSTASPANPSHSTLNLNTGLWRMGKKNGDVSNYITDFAANLRNTVMGVNTGMNQALLGNNPLATIQALAASGGHLPLSTLEGGSKVMLGASGGQGGGIPSSLFLNHPALLHIGQNPNAGLVSTTVAKLSQSSPFPSASSISPTPCSPSPCSSPASSCSSSEMAHSPPSLGGAKIE; this is encoded by the exons ATATCAGGATGTCAAAGCCAGGAGAGGCTGAAAAAGTCGGGGCTGACTCACCATTGGAGGGCACAG ATTCAGAGCGGAATGGACCAGAATCAAATCATCAG ACTCAGTCAATGAAAGCCTGTCCTTTTCCTCTGTCACCAAACCTGAGCAGCACCAAG AATAAGATGGAGGAGTGTGCTGACATGTCCCCAGCCCTCCCTTCCTCTCACGGCCCGACCCCCTCACAGACTGCTctgcaacacacacagctcatGCTGACCGGCTCCCAGTTAGCAGGG TTGACAGCTCTGTTGCCGGCGCAGCAGCAGCTGTTGCTGCAGCAGGCTCAAGCACAGCTCCTGgctgcagctgtgcagcagtCCAATGCAGCCCATGCAGCTCACGCTGCCCACGCAGCCGCCCAAGCCAATCAGCAAGCTcaggcagctgcagcagccaatcagcaagcccagcagcagcagcagcagcaacaacaacaacagcagcaagtgGGGCAGCAGACTCAGTCGCAGTCCCAGGGACAGAATACACAGGAGCAGAGCGCCCAAAGCGTCCCTGTCccacctcctccatcccagCTCACCCTCTCCCAGCCAATCCAGCTCACTGCCCAG GACattcagcagctgctgcagctaCAGCAGCTGGTGTTGGTCCCCGGCCACCCGCTCCCGTCTCCTGCCCAGTTCCTCCTTCCACAGGCACAGCAGAGCCAGCAAG GACTCCTATCGACACCAAATCTTATTCCGCTACCTCAGCAAAACCAAGGGAGCCTGCTCTCTGCTCCGACTAGAATGGGGCTTCAGGCACAG CGAGATAAGGGTGTGGAGGTGAGTGGTGGAGGTGTGACCACGGTGCCTTCCGTGACCTCTCACCCCGAGGACCCCAGTGACCTCGAAGAGCTGGAACAGTTTGCCCGCACTTTCAAACAAAGACGCATCAAACTAGGCTTCACACAG GGAGATGTAGGCTTGGCCATGGGGAAGCTGTACGGCAATGACTTCAGCCAGACCACCATCTCCCGCTTCGAAGCCCTCAACCTGAGCTTTAAGAACATGTGCAAGCTGAAGCCACTGCTGGAGAAGTGGCTGAATGATGCAG AGACCATGTCCATAGACAGCACCCTGCCCAGCCCCAGCTCCCTGTCCTCACCCTCTCTGGGCTTCGACGGCGTTCCCTCGCGCCGCAGAAAGAAGAGAACCAGCATCGAGACGAATGTACGTGTGGCCCTGGAGCGCTCTTTCATGACG AACCAGAAGCCTACCTCAGAGGAGATCCTGCTGATCGCCGAGCAACTCAACATGGAGAAGGAGGTGATCCGGGTCTGGTTCTGCAACCGCAGGCAAAAAGAGAAGCGCATCAACCCGAGCAGTGCCACTCCTCCTCTGCCCAACCAGCCCCCCACAGCCCCACCAGCGCACAAGCCACCCTGCTACAGCCCTCACATG ATGTCCAGCCAGATGTCACAGGCCGTGACGAGTCTCAGCAGCACATCGGTGACCACCATGTCCTCCGTCTGCCCTCTGACTTCCAGcctcacctccacccacccCTCTCTCAGCTTAACCCACACCCCACTCAGCTCCACTCCCTCCCCGGCaactccacctcctccacctaTTCCTCCCCGCAGCACAGCCAGCCCGGCCAACCCCAGCCACAGCACACTCAACCTTAACACAGG CTTATGGCGAATGGGTAAAAAGAATGGTGACGTGTCTAACTATATCACCGATTTTGCTGCAAACCTGAG GAACACTGTGATGGGAGTTAACACAGGGATGAATCAAGCCCTCCTCGGTAACAATCCCCTGGCCACTAtccaag CCCTAGCAGCCAGTGGTGGCCACCTACCTCTTTCCACTCTTGAGGGTGGGAGCAAGGTGATGCTGGGGGCATCCGGGGGTCAAGGTGGGGGCATCCCCTCCTCCCTCTTCCTCAACCACCCCGCCCTCCTCCACATTGGCCAGAATCCCAACGCCGGACTGGTCAGCACCACCGTAGCCAAACTCTCCCAGTCCTCGCCCTTCCCCTCGGCCAGCAGCATCAGCCCCACACCCTGCTCCCCCTCTCCCTGCTCCAGCCCCGCCTCTTCCTGCTCCTCCAGCGAAATGGCACACAGCCCGCCCTCTCTGGGCGGGGCCAAGATCGAGTGA
- the pou2f2b gene encoding POU domain, class 2, transcription factor 2 isoform X3, with protein MEREKGTTRDREREREGGDMKRQAARMAGMETFTDGSTDIRMSKPGEAEKVGADSPLEGTDSERNGPESNHQTQSMKACPFPLSPNLSSTKNKMEECADMSPALPSSHGPTPSQTALQHTQLMLTGSQLAGLTALLPAQQQLLLQQAQAQLLAAAVQQSNAAHAAHAAHAAAQANQQAQAAAAANQQAQQQQQQQQQQQQQVGQQTQSQSQGQNTQEQSAQSVPVPPPPSQLTLSQPIQLTAQDIQQLLQLQQLVLVPGHPLPSPAQFLLPQAQQSQQGLLSTPNLIPLPQQNQGSLLSAPTRMGLQAQRDKGVEVSGGGVTTVPSVTSHPEDPSDLEELEQFARTFKQRRIKLGFTQGDVGLAMGKLYGNDFSQTTISRFEALNLSFKNMCKLKPLLEKWLNDAETMSIDSTLPSPSSLSSPSLGFDGVPSRRRKKRTSIETNVRVALERSFMTNQKPTSEEILLIAEQLNMEKEVIRVWFCNRRQKEKRINPSSATPPLPNQPPTAPPAHKPPCYSPHMMSSQMSQAVTSLSSTSVTTMSSVCPLTSSLTSTHPSLSLTHTPLSSTPSPATPPPPPIPPRSTASPANPSHSTLNLNTGLWRMGKKNGDVSNYITDFAANLRNTVMGVNTGMNQALLGNNPLATIQALAASGGHLPLSTLEGGSKVMLGASGGQGGGIPSSLFLNHPALLHIGQNPNAGLVSTTVAKLSQSSPFPSASSISPTPCSPSPCSSPASSCSSSEMAHSPPSLGGAKIE; from the exons ATATCAGGATGTCAAAGCCAGGAGAGGCTGAAAAAGTCGGGGCTGACTCACCATTGGAGGGCACAG ATTCAGAGCGGAATGGACCAGAATCAAATCATCAG ACTCAGTCAATGAAAGCCTGTCCTTTTCCTCTGTCACCAAACCTGAGCAGCACCAAG AATAAGATGGAGGAGTGTGCTGACATGTCCCCAGCCCTCCCTTCCTCTCACGGCCCGACCCCCTCACAGACTGCTctgcaacacacacagctcatGCTGACCGGCTCCCAGTTAGCAGGG TTGACAGCTCTGTTGCCGGCGCAGCAGCAGCTGTTGCTGCAGCAGGCTCAAGCACAGCTCCTGgctgcagctgtgcagcagtCCAATGCAGCCCATGCAGCTCACGCTGCCCACGCAGCCGCCCAAGCCAATCAGCAAGCTcaggcagctgcagcagccaatcagcaagcccagcagcagcagcagcagcaacaacaacaacagcagcaagtgGGGCAGCAGACTCAGTCGCAGTCCCAGGGACAGAATACACAGGAGCAGAGCGCCCAAAGCGTCCCTGTCccacctcctccatcccagCTCACCCTCTCCCAGCCAATCCAGCTCACTGCCCAG GACattcagcagctgctgcagctaCAGCAGCTGGTGTTGGTCCCCGGCCACCCGCTCCCGTCTCCTGCCCAGTTCCTCCTTCCACAGGCACAGCAGAGCCAGCAAG GACTCCTATCGACACCAAATCTTATTCCGCTACCTCAGCAAAACCAAGGGAGCCTGCTCTCTGCTCCGACTAGAATGGGGCTTCAGGCACAG CGAGATAAGGGTGTGGAGGTGAGTGGTGGAGGTGTGACCACGGTGCCTTCCGTGACCTCTCACCCCGAGGACCCCAGTGACCTCGAAGAGCTGGAACAGTTTGCCCGCACTTTCAAACAAAGACGCATCAAACTAGGCTTCACACAG GGAGATGTAGGCTTGGCCATGGGGAAGCTGTACGGCAATGACTTCAGCCAGACCACCATCTCCCGCTTCGAAGCCCTCAACCTGAGCTTTAAGAACATGTGCAAGCTGAAGCCACTGCTGGAGAAGTGGCTGAATGATGCAG AGACCATGTCCATAGACAGCACCCTGCCCAGCCCCAGCTCCCTGTCCTCACCCTCTCTGGGCTTCGACGGCGTTCCCTCGCGCCGCAGAAAGAAGAGAACCAGCATCGAGACGAATGTACGTGTGGCCCTGGAGCGCTCTTTCATGACG AACCAGAAGCCTACCTCAGAGGAGATCCTGCTGATCGCCGAGCAACTCAACATGGAGAAGGAGGTGATCCGGGTCTGGTTCTGCAACCGCAGGCAAAAAGAGAAGCGCATCAACCCGAGCAGTGCCACTCCTCCTCTGCCCAACCAGCCCCCCACAGCCCCACCAGCGCACAAGCCACCCTGCTACAGCCCTCACATG ATGTCCAGCCAGATGTCACAGGCCGTGACGAGTCTCAGCAGCACATCGGTGACCACCATGTCCTCCGTCTGCCCTCTGACTTCCAGcctcacctccacccacccCTCTCTCAGCTTAACCCACACCCCACTCAGCTCCACTCCCTCCCCGGCaactccacctcctccacctaTTCCTCCCCGCAGCACAGCCAGCCCGGCCAACCCCAGCCACAGCACACTCAACCTTAACACAGG CTTATGGCGAATGGGTAAAAAGAATGGTGACGTGTCTAACTATATCACCGATTTTGCTGCAAACCTGAG GAACACTGTGATGGGAGTTAACACAGGGATGAATCAAGCCCTCCTCGGTAACAATCCCCTGGCCACTAtccaag CCCTAGCAGCCAGTGGTGGCCACCTACCTCTTTCCACTCTTGAGGGTGGGAGCAAGGTGATGCTGGGGGCATCCGGGGGTCAAGGTGGGGGCATCCCCTCCTCCCTCTTCCTCAACCACCCCGCCCTCCTCCACATTGGCCAGAATCCCAACGCCGGACTGGTCAGCACCACCGTAGCCAAACTCTCCCAGTCCTCGCCCTTCCCCTCGGCCAGCAGCATCAGCCCCACACCCTGCTCCCCCTCTCCCTGCTCCAGCCCCGCCTCTTCCTGCTCCTCCAGCGAAATGGCACACAGCCCGCCCTCTCTGGGCGGGGCCAAGATCGAGTGA